Within Phycisphaerales bacterium, the genomic segment GAGTCCGCCGCGGGCTGCGCGGCCACCGCCGGATGGGCGGCGACACTGTGACGAGCGTGCACGTGGCCCGCCGTCACGCCGGAAGCGGCCATTGGGGCATGTTTCGGACTGAAGAGCCGCTGCTTCATCAGCCGGCCGACCTTGAACTTCACGGTGCGCTTTTCGGGGACAGGGACTTTCTCCATTGTCTTCGGGTTCTGAGCAATTCGGGCGGCGCGCCGCCGGATCTCAAACACACCGAAATCCCGAAATTCCAGGCGGTTCCCTTCGCCGAGTTCCCGGACGATCTCATCGAGAAACTGCTGAATGACGCGCTTTACAAGCACACGCTTGTTGCCCGTCTTCTCGGAAATTCGGTCGACCAGGTCTTTCTTCGTTATCGTTGTCTGCATCGCCTTCCCCAGCTCACCGTCCAATCGGGGGACGGGCCAGTCATTGCATTCGATAGTGCGTAGAGATTCACGCCGCGATTGATGCGTATTTCGAGAGTCCCATGACCGACGGCCATGATACGGCATGCCCCGCCCATCTTCAAGCGGAATTGTTTTGTGGACAACGGGTTAAGTCGGCGCCCGCATCTCCGAATCGGGGACTTTTCCCCACCGGCAGGGGGACGCCCACCGGATGCGGGGTTCGCCCCGGTGGGCACAACGGGTGCGCTCAGCGCGTCCGGGCAGCCGCGGCCGAACGTGTTGTGGACCGCCGGTCGCCATTGGCACGCCGGCCACCGCCCCCGTTCTTCGGTTTCGACGGTGCCAAGGATTGGCGCGGTTTCTTGCCCGTCCGTGCGGGGGATTTTCCGCCCGGAGGGGAAACGGGCTTGCGGGGCGGGCGCTTTTGCTTGAGATCCGGAATGGCGGCCGCAAGCACATCCTCTACACGGCGCGCGAATATGAACTGCATTTCTTTGCGGACATCCGTAGGGACATCCACGAGGTCGGGCTCGTTGCGCTGGGGTAGGATCACGGCCCGCGCACCGGCCCGATGCGCCGCGAGGACTTTTTCTTTTACCCCTCCGATCGGGAGCACCTGGCCGCGCAGCGTGATTTCACCGGTCATGGCGACACGAGCATCAGCGGGGTACCCGGAGAGCAGTGATACCAACGCCGCGAGCATCGCCACGCCGGCCGAAGGGCCGTCCTTGGGAATGCCACCGGCGGGCACGTGAATGTGAATGTCCGTCTCCCGCAGATTGAAGGACTCAAGTCCCCAATCGGAGGCGCGCGCGCGTACGAGCGACAAGGCGGCCTGGGCGGATTCGCGCATCACGCTGCCGATCTGGCCGGTCAGCGTGAAGTTGCCGCTGCCGGGCATGCGCGCTGCCTCGACAAAAATGACCTGTCCCCCGACCGGGGTATACGCCAGGCCGGCGACGATGCCAACGAGGCCATCGGCGAGCTCGGTTTCCGGATCGAAACGGGCAACGCCGAGGTACTCCTCCAGATCCGCAACACGCACAGTGCGGCGTACCTTCTCGTCGCGGGCTACCTTGGCAGCCACTCCGCGGCAGACGGTGCCGATCGTACGTTCGAGATTGCGCACCCCGGACTCGCGCGTATGTGATTCGATGATGAATTTGAGCGCATCGTCAGTCAAAGTGAGCTGGCGCGACGCCAGCCCGTTCTCCGAAAGCTGCCGCGGTACAAGATAGCGCCGTGCGATTTCAAGCTTCTCGGCAGTCGTGTAGCCGCCGAGTTCGATCACTTCCATCCGGTCGCGTAGTGGCGCAGGCACCGGCTCCATCTGGTTGGCCGTCGCGATGAAGAGCACCTTCGAAAGATCAAAAGGGACGCCGAGATAATGGTCGGTGAAGGCGTGATTCTGCTGCGGGTCGAGTACTTCGAGCAGGGCGGCGGCGGGATCACCGCGAAAGTCGGACCCGAGCTTGTCGAGTTCGTCCAGCATGAAGACCGGGTTTCGGGTGCCCGCTTTGCGGATTTCCTGCACGATACGGCCGGGAATGGAACCGATGTAGGTGCGGCGGTGTCCGCGAATGTCAGCTTCGTCGCGCACGCCGCCGAGCGAGATTCGGATGAATTCGCGTCCCAGGGCGCGCGCGATGCTCTGTCCGAGGGAGGTCTTGCCGACACCCGGGGGGCCGACGAAGCAGAGGATCGGGCCTTTGCCCGAGGGTTTCAACTTCCGGACGGCGAGGTACTCTAGAATGCGCCGCTTGATCTTTTGCAGTCCGTAGTGGTCGGTATCGAGGACCTCCGAGGCACGATTCAGGTCGAGGTTGTCAGCGGTTTCACGCTCCCATGGCATCTGGCAGAGCCACTCGAGATAGTCGCGGATGACACCCGTCTCTGGCGAACTGGCACTGAGTCGCTGGAGGCGGCCGAGTTCACGCTCCGCTTCGTGCCGCACGTGCTCCGGCATGCCCGCTTCATCGACCTTGCGGCGCAGGTCCTCCAGCTCGGAGGCGCGGCTGTCCCCTTCACCAAGCTCCTTCTGAATCGCCTTGAGCTGCTGCTGGAGGTAGTACTCGCGCTGGGATTGGTCCATCTGTTCACGGACCTGCGACTGGATCTTGCGTGAAAGCTGCAGCACTTCGAGCTGGTTGTTGAGCGTCGCGGTAACCTTGCGCAGACGGTCGGCGACGTCGAAAGTTTCGAGCAGCTCCTGCTTCTGCGCGAGGCCCAGCGAGAGATTGGCCGACAGGTAATCGGCAAGGGCGCCGGGCTTCTCGATGTTGTCGAGCACCACGCGGGCCTCTTCGGGGACGTTCGGGCTGAGCTCGATGACCTGTAGCGCCGTCTGGCGCGCCGTGAAAGCCAGCGCGTCCAGCTCCAGCGACTTTTCCGGGGTGTCGTCCTCGTGGGGATTGATCACCGCCTGCCAATACGGATCGCTGGAAACCCACTCGACCAGTCCGACGCGCACGAGGCCGTGGACGAGCAGACTGTTGGTCCCGTCCGGCATCCGCAGCAGCTTGAGGACTGTGGCCGCGGTGCCGATGCGGTACACGTCGTTGAGGTTGGGATCCTCGATGTCCGGGCGGCGCTGCGTACACGTCACCAGCAGCTTGTTCCCCGCCAGAACAGCATCGATCAGGCGGCGTGACTTCTCACGTCCGACGGTCAGCGGAACCACCGTACCGGGAAAGACGACCATGTCACGGACCGGCAGCACGGGCAGGCGTTCGGGCAGTGGCGGATCACCCCCGGGGGAACGGCCCGCGGATGGTGCGGCATTGTTCGAGGTGGGCGTGGCATTGACTTTGGAGGCATCCGGGTCGGGGGTCGTCATGGTGTTGCGATTTTCTTCAGGGTGATCCACAGGTAGCCGCGGTCGTAGGCCATTTCGACGGTCTGGGCATCGACAGGCAGAGCGAACTCGACTTCTCGCACAAAGGGGCCCTCGTCGATCTCCATCATCTCGATGCTGTGCGGTTGCTGTAAATCGCGGTTGATGGGGCGGGTGCGCTGACCGGCCAGTGTGAGTGTGTGTGGCTCCGTCTGCTCGACGGTGATGGACTCATGATCCAAGCCCGCGAGCTCGACGCAAATCAGGTAGCCGGTCGGCAACTCATACACATTGATAGCGGGGGACCATGTGCCACTAGGGCGGTAGGAGCAGAAATTCCGGTTGAGCATTTCGTCCATGATGCTGCGGACGCGCTGCGTCCACCGCTGCATGTCGTCATCCGGTCCGAATCGGTTGGCATTCATGCGGTGCAGTTCCATGATGAGCTTGTCTGCACGCCGCCGCGCCTACCCTCCAGCGTCGGCACACCGGCTGCAAGTATAGCATCCCCCGGTAGTTTCGGCGATCGGGCGCACTTTACAGCGCGCCACCTGCGGATATAGTGCGTCCCTGCGGCACATGGAGGTGCCGGGAGGTAGTCGCCATGCAACGGATTGCGGCCGTCTGCGCCGGGGTGTTCTCGTTGTTGCTGCTGGGCTGCGCCACGCCCGTCCCGCAACATACGCTCGGTCCGCCGCCTCAGCCGACCTGGGAGACCCGCGCTCCGGCCACCATAACGCCGCTCGTGCCACCCTCGGCCCCGCCACCACAGGCGCACCCTCCCGGCAGCACGATTGCTACGACCATTCGGGCGGTGCCCGGTGGTATCCAGCACAGTCGTTGGCAGGCCATCGTGGTGCATCATTCCGCCGTCGCGGAGGTCTCGCCCCAGAGCATGGATAGTGCGCACCGCCAGCGCGGCTGGGACGAACTCGGTTACCACTTCGTTATCGGCAACGGGATCGGCTATCCCGATGGCCGGCTCTACATCGGCGGGCGCTGGCTCCGGCAGAAGCACGGCGCGCACTGCAAGGTTGGGCCCGGCCGGTATTTTGGTGTGCAGCGCCCGGACAATTATTTCAACGAACATGGGATCGGGATTTGCCTGATCGGGAACCTGGATCGGACACATCCCACGGCCCGGCAGATGCAGACTTTGCGCGAACTGCTGGCGGCTCTGTGCCGCGAGGGTGCGGTACCGGCGTCCGCCATTTATGGCCACGGTGAGGTAACGGGTCGCACCGCGTGTCCCGGACGTCACCTGAGCATCCCGCAGGTGCGGCAAGCCGTTGCGGCGGTGCTCGACTCCAGCGGTGCTGTCCCCCTTGCGGACCGGCACTCGGCATCATCGGCCGACGGCGCAGCACATGTACCGGCGGTTGTCGTACCGGTCTCGACTGAATATGCCATCGTGCCGCGTGCCGCGCGTCTGCGCCGTGTCCGTGGGGCCGTGCTCCCGCCCGCCCCTTCGGCGGGAAGCTGGGTCGCCGCCTAAACTCATCCCGGGTCGCGGAAGGCGCTCTCGGAGAAGCACGTGCTACAGCCAGCGGGTTCACACCGGATCGTGTCCGTACTGCTTGTCTGTATTCCTGTGCTGCTGGGCGGTTGCCACGCCACCTTGCCCACCACTAGCGAAGCGCAGCTCGAGCGCTGGATCATGGGCGAGACGCTGCTGGGATCAACCTTTGCAACCGACTTGCGCGCCCTCGCGATGACCGGTGGCCGGCTGAGTGGTACGCCCAACGGTCGTCGGGGCGAGGAATACGTCGCCGCCCGTGCGCGGGGCTATGGTCTGGAGCGCGTCTGGTATGAGCCCTTCGAACTGGACTGCTGGACTTCCGGCGCAACCACCGTCACGCTGCTCGACGCGGAACCGCGCGTATTGCCGGGGGCTCTTGCCCTCGGACGCACCATCACCACGCCGCCGGGGGGCATCGAGGCGGAAGTAGTCGCGGCGGGCGGCGGTACGGCCGAGGATTTCGCGGCCGCTGCAGAGGCGCTGCCCGGGCGTTTCGTACTCGTTCGCGACGGCGGTCCCTCCCGTAGCGCAAAGACACGCTTGGCTCTGCAGTACGGCGCGGCGGGGCTCCTGATCATGCGACCGGAAGGCCGTGTGCCCATCATCGGCAACGCCCATGACATGGCGCGGCCGGAGCCCGTCGTGAATGTCGCACACGATTCCGACCTCCTGGCGCGACTGGCGGCCGGCGAGCGTCCGCGGATACGGATCGAGCTGACAGCCGAGAATTGGCGCGGCACGGCGCGCAACGTGGTCGCAGAGATTCCTGGGAACGGTCCACAGGCGGAGGAGATCGTCATCCTCTGCGCTCATCTTGATAGCTGGCATCTCGCCGAGGGCGCGCTCGACAACGGTGCGGGTTCAGCGGTCGTGCTCGAAGCAGCACGCGTGCTGGCCGCCGCCGACTGGCGCCCGCAACGCACCGTTCGCTTCCTCTGGTTCATGGGCGAGGAACTGGGGCTGCTCGGCAGTACGGCCTACGTGGCGGCGCATTCCGAGGAATTGCCGCGCATCGTGGCGGTGATCAACACCGACATGCCGGGTGCGCCGCAGTACTTCGGCCAGTTCACTTGTCCGGAAATTGAGCCGGTGCTTGCGGACCTCATCGCCGACCTGCCTGGCCTCGCAATTCGCCCCGAGATCCGGGCATGGTCGGGGGCCTGGAGCGATCATGCCCCATTCGTGGAGCGCGGAGTGTGCGCCTTGTCACTCGGCGGCGACCAGGGGCCGGGCGCCATGTACTACCACACAGCCGCCGATACTTTCGAAACAGTGGATGTACAGCGCACCGTGCCCACCGCGGGAGTGCTTGCCCTGCTGGTGCGGCGCCTGGCCGATCTCCCGGAACGGCCAACAGGGCACCGGGCGACAGGCACCGAGAGCACGGAATAGCCCACGGGACAGATGGGGGTGCTTACGATGGTACACGATGCGCGTGCGGCATCCCGCGAGGAGCAGACGGTGGCAAGAAAATGGATACGGGTGGCGGCCTGGAGCCGTGCGTTGTCCTTCGGGGTGATGTGGTGCTGCCTGGCGGGTTGTGATGGCGTGGAGTATGTACTGCATGTGGCCGACGGCCACTTCGGGGCACAGGGGGCAGCCGAACCGATTGTGGATGTCCTCGCAGCGGGACGGTTGTCAGAGAAGGATGCCGAGCAATTGCGCCTGGCCGTGCGTGCCCGTACGTTCGCGGTCGAGCAGATGGGTCTGAGCGCCGGCGCGTCGTACACCACCTTCTTTGATACCTCCGGTGCGCCCCTGGCATGGAACCTGTCTGCGGCGCGCCAGGACGCCCTGGTTCCGTATACATGGGCATTCCCCATCGTCGGCACGGTTCCTTATCTCGCGTTCTACGACGATGGCTACCTGCGGCGCATCGAGCATCAGATGCAGGCGCAGGGCTATGACACGTACACTTACGAACTGGACGCTTACAGCACGCTCGGCCTGTTCGATGACCCGGTACGGTCGCCGATGCTGCGCCGTGGCACGCTCTCGCTCACGGAAACGATCATCCACGAATTGCTGCACAACACCATCTGGCGCGCGAACGACACCACCTTTAACGAGTCGCTCGCCACGTTTGTGGGACGCCAGGGTGCGATCGAGTTTCTCGCGGTCGAATTCGGCGAGGCGTCCGGCTGGCCGGAT encodes:
- the lon gene encoding endopeptidase La; the encoded protein is MTTPDPDASKVNATPTSNNAAPSAGRSPGGDPPLPERLPVLPVRDMVVFPGTVVPLTVGREKSRRLIDAVLAGNKLLVTCTQRRPDIEDPNLNDVYRIGTAATVLKLLRMPDGTNSLLVHGLVRVGLVEWVSSDPYWQAVINPHEDDTPEKSLELDALAFTARQTALQVIELSPNVPEEARVVLDNIEKPGALADYLSANLSLGLAQKQELLETFDVADRLRKVTATLNNQLEVLQLSRKIQSQVREQMDQSQREYYLQQQLKAIQKELGEGDSRASELEDLRRKVDEAGMPEHVRHEAERELGRLQRLSASSPETGVIRDYLEWLCQMPWERETADNLDLNRASEVLDTDHYGLQKIKRRILEYLAVRKLKPSGKGPILCFVGPPGVGKTSLGQSIARALGREFIRISLGGVRDEADIRGHRRTYIGSIPGRIVQEIRKAGTRNPVFMLDELDKLGSDFRGDPAAALLEVLDPQQNHAFTDHYLGVPFDLSKVLFIATANQMEPVPAPLRDRMEVIELGGYTTAEKLEIARRYLVPRQLSENGLASRQLTLTDDALKFIIESHTRESGVRNLERTIGTVCRGVAAKVARDEKVRRTVRVADLEEYLGVARFDPETELADGLVGIVAGLAYTPVGGQVIFVEAARMPGSGNFTLTGQIGSVMRESAQAALSLVRARASDWGLESFNLRETDIHIHVPAGGIPKDGPSAGVAMLAALVSLLSGYPADARVAMTGEITLRGQVLPIGGVKEKVLAAHRAGARAVILPQRNEPDLVDVPTDVRKEMQFIFARRVEDVLAAAIPDLKQKRPPRKPVSPPGGKSPARTGKKPRQSLAPSKPKNGGGGRRANGDRRSTTRSAAAARTR
- a CDS encoding integration host factor subunit beta, with protein sequence MQTTITKKDLVDRISEKTGNKRVLVKRVIQQFLDEIVRELGEGNRLEFRDFGVFEIRRRAARIAQNPKTMEKVPVPEKRTVKFKVGRLMKQRLFSPKHAPMAASGVTAGHVHARHSVAAHPAVAAQPAADSV
- a CDS encoding M28 family peptidase — translated: MLQPAGSHRIVSVLLVCIPVLLGGCHATLPTTSEAQLERWIMGETLLGSTFATDLRALAMTGGRLSGTPNGRRGEEYVAARARGYGLERVWYEPFELDCWTSGATTVTLLDAEPRVLPGALALGRTITTPPGGIEAEVVAAGGGTAEDFAAAAEALPGRFVLVRDGGPSRSAKTRLALQYGAAGLLIMRPEGRVPIIGNAHDMARPEPVVNVAHDSDLLARLAAGERPRIRIELTAENWRGTARNVVAEIPGNGPQAEEIVILCAHLDSWHLAEGALDNGAGSAVVLEAARVLAAADWRPQRTVRFLWFMGEELGLLGSTAYVAAHSEELPRIVAVINTDMPGAPQYFGQFTCPEIEPVLADLIADLPGLAIRPEIRAWSGAWSDHAPFVERGVCALSLGGDQGPGAMYYHTAADTFETVDVQRTVPTAGVLALLVRRLADLPERPTGHRATGTESTE
- a CDS encoding N-acetylmuramoyl-L-alanine amidase, with the protein product MQRIAAVCAGVFSLLLLGCATPVPQHTLGPPPQPTWETRAPATITPLVPPSAPPPQAHPPGSTIATTIRAVPGGIQHSRWQAIVVHHSAVAEVSPQSMDSAHRQRGWDELGYHFVIGNGIGYPDGRLYIGGRWLRQKHGAHCKVGPGRYFGVQRPDNYFNEHGIGICLIGNLDRTHPTARQMQTLRELLAALCREGAVPASAIYGHGEVTGRTACPGRHLSIPQVRQAVAAVLDSSGAVPLADRHSASSADGAAHVPAVVVPVSTEYAIVPRAARLRRVRGAVLPPAPSAGSWVAA
- a CDS encoding Hsp20/alpha crystallin family protein; the encoded protein is MNANRFGPDDDMQRWTQRVRSIMDEMLNRNFCSYRPSGTWSPAINVYELPTGYLICVELAGLDHESITVEQTEPHTLTLAGQRTRPINRDLQQPHSIEMMEIDEGPFVREVEFALPVDAQTVEMAYDRGYLWITLKKIATP
- a CDS encoding aminopeptidase, which translates into the protein MARKWIRVAAWSRALSFGVMWCCLAGCDGVEYVLHVADGHFGAQGAAEPIVDVLAAGRLSEKDAEQLRLAVRARTFAVEQMGLSAGASYTTFFDTSGAPLAWNLSAARQDALVPYTWAFPIVGTVPYLAFYDDGYLRRIEHQMQAQGYDTYTYELDAYSTLGLFDDPVRSPMLRRGTLSLTETIIHELLHNTIWRANDTTFNESLATFVGRQGAIEFLAVEFGEASGWPDVARQFYADSDAINGLLVDLYNALAVHYAQPLSRAEKIAGREAIYAAAREQFIQHVQPALHFPDSFAFYAALPANNAWLLGNQRYNYDLTVFAEVYAAVGQNWAAALDVYRTAALAAGDPFEHLRQWLADSQAGNPGS